The following DNA comes from Camelina sativa cultivar DH55 chromosome 14, Cs, whole genome shotgun sequence.
TAAGCAGAAGGTGAGTAAAGAGGTACTTGAGACTAAAGTTTTGGAAGATGAGCAAGATCCACAACTTCCAATGACTAATGCTACTTATGGTAAGCTTCTTGGTCCCTTTGGATCGCTAGAGGATAGAGTTCTCGAATGGAGCCCACATAGACGGTCTGGGACTTGCGACCGGAAGTCAGATTTTAAACGCTTTGTTTGGTCAAGGAGATTTGTCCTGGTATTCCACGAGCTGTCAATGACTGGCGCTCCAATCTCAATGATGGAGCTGGCTTCAGAGCTTTTGAGCTGTGGTGCAACAGTTTCTGCAGTAGTTCTCAGCAGGAGAGGTGGATTGATGCAAGAGCTCAATAGGAGAAGAATCAAAGTGGTTGAAGACAAAGGAGAAATCAGCTTCAAGACCGCCATGAAAGCAGATTTGGTCATTGCAGGATCAGCAGTATGTACCTCATGGATAGGTAAGATAAGAATTCATTATGTGATTTATGAACTGTACTAATTTACAATCGAAGGAAGTCAGAACTTAATTATTGTACTTCCATTCTTTGCAGATCAATACATGAATCATTTTCCAGCCGGTGGAAGTCAGATAGCTTGGTGGATAATGGAAAACCGACGAGAATACTTTGATCGAGCGAAGCCAGTACTTGACCGAGTGAAGATGCTGATTTTCTTATCTGAATCACAGAGTAGACAATGGTTAACATGGTGCGAGGAGGAGCATATAAAGCTTAGATCACAACCAGTGATTGTTCCACTCTCTGTAAATGATGAGTTAGCTTTTGTAGCTGGGATTCCTTCCTCACTCAACACACCAACGCTTTCTCCAGAGAAAATGAGGGAGAAGAGACAAAAATTACGGGAATCAGTGAGAACGGCGTTAGGTTTGACAGATTCAGATATGCTTGTGATGTCTCTTAGCAGCATAAACCCAGGAAAGGGacaacttcttctccttgaaTCTGCTGCCTTAGCACTTGCTGAGAGAGAACAAGAAGCTATAAGGAATCACAAGGGCATCATTAGGAAAGAAAAGGTTAGTCACTCCAGTAAACATCGTTTAAGAGGTTCATCTACACAGATGAAAGGTGTTTCTCTCACACTTGACAATGGCGTAAGAAGACAGAAGCAAGAACTTAAAGTTCTTCTAGGATCAGTGGGTTCAAAGAGCAACAAAGTCGGATACGTTAAAGAGATGTTAAGCTTCTTATCAAACAACGGAAACTTATCTAAGTCAGTTATGTGGACTCCAGCAACAACTCGTGTTGCTTCTTTATACTCTGCAGCAGATGTCTACGTTACAAACTCTCAGGTAATCTTTTTAAgacttcaaaaaatattattggatatACAGTTTTCCACAGAAGCTTAGTATATGTTAGGTTTGATTTCGGTGTAACCATTTCGATTTTGTTCGGTTAATTTTAAACCTTTCCTTTAACAGGGAGTTGGTGAAACATTTGGGAGAGTGACAATCGAAGCAANTGCCTTAGCACTTGCTGAGAGAGAACAAGAAGCTATAAGGAATCACAAGGGCATCATTAGGAAAGAAAAGGTTAGTCACTCCAGTAAACATCGTTTAAGAGGTTCATCTACACAGATGAAAGGTGTTTCTCTCACACTTGACAATGGCGTAAGAAGACAGAAGCAAGAACTTAAAGTTCTTCTAGGATCAGTGGGTTCAAAGAGCAACAAAGTCGGATACGTTAAAGAGATGTTAAGCTTCTTATCAAACAACGGAAACTTATCTAAGTCAGTTATGTGGACTCCAGCAACAACTCGTGTTGCTTCTTTATACTCTGCAGCAGATGTCTACGTTACAAACTCTCAGGTAATCTTTTTAAgacttcaaaaaatattattggatatACAGTTTTCCACAGAAGCTTAGTATATGTTAGGTTTGATTTCGGTGTAACCATTTCGATTTTGTTCGGTTAATTTTAAACCTTTCCTTTAACAGGGAGTTGGTGAAACATTTGGGAGAGTGACAATCGAAGCAATGGCTTATGGACTTGCAGTGGTGGGGACAGACGCAGGAGGAACCAAAGAGATGGTGCAACACAACGTGACTGGTCTAATTCACTCGATGGGACGACCAGGTAACAAGGAATTGGCTCATAATCTCTTGTTTCTACTTAGAAATCCAGACACAAGGCTACAATTGGGGAGTGAAGGACGCAAAAAGGTTGAGAAAATGTACATGAAGCAACATATGTACCAGCGATTCGTTGATGTTCTTGTCAAATGCATGAGACCATAAACACTTTATAATTCATCACaaaattaatgtgtaaaaagaaaacgaaaatttCTTCCTAattctttttagtgtttttcaTGCTTTATTCTTTTTGGAGTTATTGGATTTTGGGGAACTTATTTCTTAGAATCTGGATTTATATCTCCTATTACACGCATTGATTTTTAACTGTTATAATATATACTGCGTTAGTAAGTTTTAGTTGGCAAAACAAACTCTAGCGACTCTATTTACAAACATCAATGTTAGGTTCTTCCATATTGATACACTTGCTAAGCCATCGATTGGACAGCTTCATAAAACAGAATCTCTGGTCGAACCTTCCTTTCTCCAAAGATACTGATCACATCATTCCAGTCACCGACATCCTATAGCATCACAATACGTATCAATCATGTCTGGCCTATCTAAATTCTCAATTTAACTCAAGGAAGGCAAAGGAAAACTGTTTTGTCTTACCTCTCCTGCTAAAGACTCTCGTTTGAGATTGACCCACCGGTTATTTTCATAAGCTACACAAAtgtgttcttcatcttcaccaCAACCAACCTGCATAACATAAGTTCAGACTGTAACCGATAGATACAGAAGAACAATAAGACAAACATTTGTAAACTTGTTTCAGATTTTACCATTGATACAAGTCGGTAGTTAGTGTTTGGCTCTAAGCCTACGTATAGCCTGCTGATATCCATCTCCCAGTCGAGAGCCTTTGTTGTTTCAGatatttctttttcagtttCACTCTTCTCCCATTCTAACACTGATGTAGCAAATCCAGAAAACACCAACAAAGTGTTATTATAAGCATTATAAATGAGATAAAAACATAAGATCACAATAATGGTTGTCAAAACTTACCGATTGTGAAGATAGGTGGGCATCTACTTATAATGTGATGAACAAAGTTTGACTCTCCACAACCTCCTTGTTCAATGTCACATGACTTTTGATATTCCATGCAAATCACCCTAAGAATGTCCACAAAATTTATACTCTCAAGAGCACACTGCATATATTTAAGCACATAAAAGCTTTATAAGAGGATGTACCAGTTTTTGCAGGAATGCTAAAGAGAGAAATAAACGAAACATACCTTGAGCTGTCTGATTGAATCTGCAGCCATAACAAGCACATATGAAATTTTCTCTGGATAATTTGTAATCCTTCTGCATTTTCGACAACTCATTCTTTCATTGCCCACCAACGTGAAAAGGCGAGTGACCATACTTTCTCTTTCTGGAAATTTCCAGCAACACCAAAACTCAAGGATGGCCACAACTACCTTAGCAGCATCACTAGACTGCAAAGAGTAAAACATAGGAAAGTTTAGAATAACAATTTCActtatggacaaaaaaaattgataacagTTCTTCGAAAGCATATCTTCTCCACACAAACCATGGAAATAACTTCTTCTAAAGAAGTAAGTAAGTCGCTCAATAGCCAACTGTAGACTCCCTCATTTTTTATCTCCTCTGACACCAAAGCAGTAAATACATTTTGTAGTGAAGAAGGAATTTGTTGTTGCAAGTGGGCTTGAAATGGTTGCATATTGTTCATCAAATCTACTTTGAGAACCTTAATGTTCAAGAGAGCCTGCAATACCACATgtttttgtgaacttatcaaaaGGACGTGAAGAGATATAGAATGAGTTGAGTCGGAAGAGGAGAGTTTAGGTATTAAATCTTGTTTTGATTGGTAACTACTTTACCTTCAGCGTCATGTCAAAAGCTGAACTGTATATGGCTGCAGCACCTTCAAGTGTTGACCCCGAATGTGCCGAAAATGAATCTTCTCCAAGCATGTTTGTATCTTGAAGATGGCGAATGAAAGGATAAGAATTATGCATCTCAAAAACAATACGATTTAAATTATAAGTCAATTCAGAAAGCTTTTAATCAACCAGGGTCATCTTGAGTAGCGTCCTCTTGATTTTGAGTATTGGAAGAAATTTCCAATCGACCCCTCTCACTTGCAAGAGCATCTTCTTGTTCCATAGAATCTTCTTCCACCGATGGAGATGTACTTTCCGGTTCAAGGTTGACAGAAGGCTTACTGTACATGTAAAACTCGTTTTGCTCAGAGAAAACCCGAAAACAGTTTATTAGCATGCAAAAATGACTCTAAAAGTACTTACCGTTCAACAGTCTTATCATGGGTGCAAGGCTTGCTCGTTGAAGTTCTCTGTTACACCATGAGCACCACTCATTCTTATAAGCAATTTGAGATGAAATAATGATAGGTATTATATACACAAAGCAGAAAAGTGGAAGCCTAAaagtaaggaaacaaaatcCAAACGGATGATATGCTAACCCCAGTAAGATAAAAACCGTTATTGACCTGTTCAGAGAACTTAAACCGATATTGCTAGTAATAGTTTAGAACTTGAAAGaccttgatttttttatcattctttttctttgactgcttcttcttctcctcctcgaGTAAAAGATCTAGTGCTACTGCATCTGCCTTGGCTTTAAATTCCATATTTAGAATCTTATTCTAGATGAGAAGAGACataaaaacatataagaaaCAATATAAAGGCCAAATCAGACATGAAACGAAAGCTGTCTGTGTATAACCAACCAGTAAGAAGGGTTTCATCAGTTGAAGAATATAGGTGCGGTTGTCATAAACACAAAGCCTGACGAGAATGTTTAGCAAACTTTTCCTTGAATTATCAATCAACAAAATCTTTGCATCGATTAGAAGAACCTGCAAGTCATGTAGATAATTTAAGATGGGGTGAATATATTATCTGTTGTTAATGAAGAATATTAGAGTCATGAATGAACCTTGTGGGTGACCATTGATTTCAGAAGTCCTATGGACTTCAACACTTTATCGTCACTAAGAATTTTCTGCTCACGTATAAGACTCAAGCAGTCTTCTAAATCGGGGACATCAAATGTTGGATGCAATGCTCCTTCCAAAACATCTCGAACTGCACACAAGAACAGTTTTGTAGTGAGGGAATCTTCAGGGACTCTTTCTTCACACCTCTCGCATAGAAGACATTCATATCTGATCCACTGATCTTCCTGCAGATTCTTTCTCCTTTCATCTTCGCTCATACATATGTTCTGGATCACAGTAAGAGCTGCTTCATAATCTAAGACCAGTGCTTTCTTTGCATATTTAGTTCTCAAATTCCGACATGTGAACTGAACAGCTCTGAGAACAGCTACCCACATATCAATATTTTGCTCCCTGATAGATCTGGGAAAGGTCTTATCTAATGAATTGTTGTCAGTTAACCAAGATACGATATCATCTCCCTGAACATGTGCCTTGACGTAGTGAACATTGGGATCAAAAACATTGATTGTCGCATCCTCATTTAATGGAGTATTATTGCTTTTCAGCAGCCTTCTATCCAGAAGCAGATATGAAAACTGAGGGTCAAAGTCGATCTTTTCTTTAACCCGAGTTCGGCCCAAGACACTGTCTACCGCTCTGGAAACCAGATATGTACCATCATCCCTTTCGCGCTTTATGTTATTTAGAAAGTCCAGGATTTGATTGAGTTCATGACATTCCAGAAAACAGATACTCTGAGGTGTTTCCAGTAGGCGAGATTCGACAAGACTCTGTTtggaaatttcaaattttccaaGGTGTTTAACCGGAAAACGCATCAACCAGTCTCGAACGCTACATGAGAATGTTTTATGGTCACAAAGCGACACAAGGATCAATTTGATTTCCTTGAGTAACTTACCACGCTCTTCATCTTCAGCTAAAGGCCATTCTTCAGACCATCCATTCTTACATTTAGCTGCAAACGATTTCACATAAGCGAGCTCATTCTTGATCATTTTAACGGCAGCTACTGCATCCACTGGTTCCCAACCTCCAACAGAAATCTTACGAGTCCATTCCTTCCCTATTCTCTGGACTCTATCCTTGGGCACAAAATCTGCAGCATGTTCTTGTTCAAGATGATTCTTACAATCTTCAGCACTAGAGAAGTGATTCGAACAACACATCCAGAATGTCCATATCATGTCCTTCCTTGCAGAAGCAAGAACTTGCTCCAAAGCAACTCCTCCTTCTCTGGAACTTTCCACAAGAACTTGCcccaaaacaaaagttttaagCTTTGCAATGCTTACTTTCATAAAGTCGCGTTTCACCTTAACATCCAATCCCAGCCAATACGTCCTCAATCGTTTAACCAAATCCTCACGTGGGTGTGGATCTGGACTTCTCTTTGACTCCAAAAGTTTCGGTTGAGGTTTTGTTTCCATAATAGAACCAACTAGAGCCTTGGGAGAAGCGATCTTGGACTCTGCATCTTTGATTACACTCAACAGTCCCTTATTTCTTTCCGTCAACAGTATGAGCTTAGCAACAGAACCGTAGACATCTGGGAGAGTAAGAGATAAAGCTAGTTTTGCTTTCTTCAAACACTTCTTGTAATACGATACCGAGCTAAGCATCCTGGCCAACTTGTGGAGTGATTTTGCACAGAGTGAAAATAACCTATCATCTAACGAGTAGCACTCTAGGGTTCCCAAAAAGTAAGTCAATGCCACATTAGGTTCCTCTGTTTGTTTCGCTAGACGTAAGAATATTTCACCTTGTTTGAGACGAAGGAGCCACGCGTCTTGATCTTCCCAATGGACACGAGCCAAATCTTCAAGTATCTCCATGGCCTTGATGTATTCTCCTTTAGCGATGTGATCTTTAGCATCTTGGTAGGGCTTGCCTTtcgtaaaagaagaagaagactccatAGTACACGACTCTCAGAAGCTTCAGAGAGAAGAAACTATGAAGCGCgggggaaaaaaaatcaacggaAATAACAGAAACTGTATCGAAAGAAGCTGGCTTTTTTTATAACGTGAGAGACACGTGACCCAGTTTTGAGCATTGGGGAATTGTGTCGAACACCTTGTGTGCAACGTCTGTAGTACACTCTCGGCTGCTTCGATTTTGTAGTTAATTCCATGGACAGATTAACAAAAGAATTTGTGTAAAGCTTCGACTTTTGCATAAGATTTGAATATAGTAAAATGGTCTTCATCTTTCTTGGGGATTCAAAAAAATTCGCACTTGAAATaatcagaaacaaaagagattatAAAATGGGATCAACAAGCTTTGGGatctttaataataatatttttttaataattgattgaattgtttctaattaaattatatagtagtattgatttttttttggaaaatctaACTATATCAATttggaagtacaaatatgaaactaacgtaaaaaaattacaattcaATTGCTAATAGAAAAACTTatttaagattaattaattaattaaataaatataataaattaaaaaacgaaaattgggacatataaaataaaattaattaattaaaaaacgaaaattggggacacataaaataaaataaattgtagaaaagcaaaactaattcgtactttaaaaaaaaattaacaactaagattttagagaattttataaaaactgtcGTGTACAGTAACAAACATTTTGGTCAATGtcatttttcccaattttttttcccgctTGCAACAACTCCATAACTGAAATACTATTAtacccttcctttttttttaacacaaaactAAGAAtttaacacaaattttttttccaaaaaacaaatatctctCTTTCCTCATTCTAACCTTCGACTTTTCTGTTTCTCCATCTTcattctctctcaatttttcatcttcttctatctcaGTGTTTCTTAGTCACAAACtgaatctctatttttttttttggtaaaacaaactGAATTTCTTTATGCAAACTTCCATCTGTTTCAGTCTGTAGCCTGCATATAATGGAGAAATTTCTTCATCAAGACACAATTCTTCGACCTAGACCTCCATCTGATATGTTTGCCTCTACCATGGCAGGTGAAACCGCTAGGTCTAGTTTCAGAGTTCTTATACCCGACCGCAGGCACAAAACCGCAGGTCTGCAACtccggtggaccagatccaacCGGCTAGGTTTTTTTCCATCCTTATTATGTCTTTTGTTCTCTTTAGTGgactatatatgtttggtaATGCGTTTTGTGTTCATTGCTAACAATAAAATTTGTCCACATTTGAGGTCTGCAAATCTGGTGTTCGGTGGACCAGATCATACCAACCAAGTTTTTGTCTACCATTATCAAACTTGTCCACACTGCAAGTCTCCAGATCAGGTGGACCAGATCCAACCAACTAGGTTTTTGTCTGCCACTATAATGTCCTTCTATCTCTTTAGTGGACCATATCCGTTTGGTCATGTGATTTGTTTCCATTGCTAACAAAAAAACTTGTCCACATTGCAGGTCTGCAGATACGGTGGACCACATCTAGTACCCAAGGTTTTTTGTCCATCACTATTATGTTCTTTGTCTTTTGAGTGGACCATAACCAAAGTTTAATATGAAGATTTGTGTCCACTACTAACTGAAAAACAATGTCCACACTGCATATCTGCAATACCGGAAGACCAGATACAACAACCAAGGTTTATGTCCACCACATTGTTGCAAACTGATGAACAACATATTTACAAACAATTAATGTCaatcttgatttattttcaaaaccttaACTGTAAATGTTAATAATCAATGATTTAATGAAAggatattttcatctttttcatatatggcacaaaattgaaaatgacaGTTTTGAAAATGAcagttttgaaaatgaaaattagaaaatggcaTTTTCCACAACTTTCGTTTGGAAAGTGGCATTTCTAATCAAATtcccttttaaaaatctaatcgaataaaatctatataactacaaattttatcaaaaagatttCCCAGCACAGgttaaaattttttatcaaaaattaaatccaataaaatatataatagctTCGTTTAAAggcttaaatttaaaaatttaaaaataaaaaataaaagatatgtatataatagcttatctatttaaaaaagttatattttttcttttagtcaCCGTTCtttaagaaagtaaaactaagttgaaatttgaatatatttaatgcTTGAAGGTGCTTATTACAGATAAGAAAGGGAAGCATcagaaaaaacaatgaatgttgttttcaaagagattTTTTAGAACATtcactagctatatttagttgctcttttttacatgttagttatatatttttgcttaTTTCACAATTATAGCAAAGATTGCGTTTAACTGACAatgatttaaacaattttattcattgcatgcaaatgttttattgacaggttttcaataaccatttttaaaatacaaaaattttaatataagcaaaccgaatttttaatcacaaacctttataaataacataataacaaaataacttattaaaaaatttcataaaaaaattttagctcgcggttttccgcgggttagtacctagtataataatattttggaaatAGGAAAAAAGATGCATGAAATTATTAAAGTTTACGTGTTCCTTTGGTTAAAAAATGTGGatggaaatttgaaattttgttgaGCCATGATGACTCACTTAATTAATCATCTGAATTACTCATTTCCTATCAATATTTGAAGTAAATTGTAGGATTTAATCATATTACGTTCTTCATAGATGTACATGATTAATATTaacaatttaacattttaaaaataacatgaccaattatgtaaattaatataactGGAACTAGCTCATTGGAATCAGAAAGATAtattatcaaaagaaaagaagtagaATTAGTTGCAGATTAATCTATTTTAttgcaattgtttttttttcttcttgatgatTCTTCACTTTTTCTGTTAATGTTATGAAGTTTGTGGTAACCTCTTTTTcgagatagaaagaaaaaaaaagtatttaattagttttcgtCAAGCCagttttttcaaacataatcaagagtcattaAGAAAGCCAAAGATGGAGCGTTAAGTAGTACACGGTACACCAATTTGATGATGAGACCAATGAACATCTTGACcttaattttgatatatgattaCTCTCCTCCTAGTACACGGTACACCAATTTATCATCTTGACCTTAATTTATTTGGACCACTAATGATGCACTTAGTCATTTGAAACGACTcataactattttttctttcttttgtggttcctcaatttaaatttagaagATAAATTACGTTATTAGCTTTTAATACCCTATTGTATCAATAGTCTACGTGTAAAAATATCTACTAATTCTTATGAGATTTCTATAgatattgtaatttattttttaatttgtataagtATTTACCAATTTAAccaaaactcaaacaaaacatataaattataagatCCATCTGTAGTACACTTCATAAGTTCAATTTGGATGATACGTATAAAATTAGTGATATTTTGATATAGTTAAataggaagaacaaaaaaaaaatggaatattcTCTGTTACATCATGCTTTTGGGTTGATTTTGTACTTCATCGATCGTGGGAGCTGAGACTTCCAGTACGTCTTGTTTCCTTCTTGATTATGCTAAttattgctttcttcttcttattgtgagagggtttatttttcttatatattcacATCACTCGCGATCTTAGGTGTATTTTGCAcatttctctcctttttattCTCTTCCATGTCCCATCAAAAGAAATCTCCaacaagttttatttatttaaaaagcatgattttttttttcatgttatgTTATTTTGCAATGTTCTAGTGCatgttcctttttttccttttctttttgtaaattttattaagttgtGGGCTATTATTACTGTCAAACTATCATTGCAGGTGACTTCAAATGCGATCCTTTTGTTCCACCTCAAGGAGAGCATAAGGCCACTATAGTCTGGCTATTTTGAGTAACGTTTATATCACATGTTCACATTGTGTACTTAATATTACCTTACCTTTTTGGTGTATAAACATTCCACAGTTCTGTCCCTTGATGCattccctttttgttttttcttcttgactCTTCTCTTTTTAACAGATGGTGCTATCAAGTTGTTGCaacctttttttaatatagcTAGGGATGGGAACTAATTATCATTACGTTCTTCTTACTAGTAAACATGACTAATATTAACAtcaaaaaccacacaaaaacaaaacataacaatatTGGAATTACGTCTAtacagtttatttatttattattgtttaattaatttgctTTCACTACACAAATTAACTCAACCATTTaccatattaattaatatatataactcgaACTAGCTAAAttagaatgaaaagaaaagttgaATTATGAAGAAATAATATAACTCGaactaactaatatatataactcgACCATTAACTAGTACACGGTACACTAATATGATAATGAGACCAACGAACATTTTGACCTTTAATTTAGATACATGTATCTCCCACcttcttataaatatttcaattttcattTCATAGTCAAAAgtctcttttaatttcattgtGGTTTCCCTAAATTATAACTCTATACATATACTATTTATGGGATTCAAAGTTCTTAGTAATTTGCCTATGTGTAATGTATTCTTTGAGTTTGGACCACACTCATGAGTCATGCCTCAATTAGAAATTTGAAGCGACTAAGTTTTCTAAATACCTTCATTATAATGACTCACTTGGTCATTTGAAACGACTCATCTCATATAAATATCTTCTGCACATACtcgtaatttttttcttctttctttgtggtatattaactatatattacaattttttccaaaatgtGTATCCcaactaaactaaaaatatatggtaaaatatttcatatacacATGTGTACGTAGGTGCATGCCCTAGAATACAGTATTTAGCACACCAAGTATATTACCGATTTTTAAGATCCAACATTagtctacttgtaaaatctctACTAATTATGagatttatatgtattttaattagtataattatttaCCAATTTAACTAAAACTTAAACAAAGCACTAATATTATTGGTCTTTACGGTCCAGCTGTAGTACACTTCATAAGTTGAATTTGGATGATACGTATAAAATTAGTGGCATtttgattttgtgaaaaaaaaagagaaatggaaTATTCTCTCTTAGAtcatgttttttgcttttttgggGTTCTAAATACACATTGTTCCTCACATATTTTCACCATCTCTGGTTTTCTGAAGCTCCTCTCTCAAAATATAGAACACAAATTTGCTGAGTACATCGAAAACATGAAGGCCGCTTTAATTAGTATGTCTTATTTCCTTCTTGATTTTTCATGTTATGTTAGTTTATTAATTGCTTcgtcttcttttcttcatcttagGTAAATTTTACACAGTTCTATC
Coding sequences within:
- the LOC104742748 gene encoding uncharacterized protein LOC104742748 isoform X1, with the protein product MESSSSFTKGKPYQDAKDHIAKGEYIKAMEILEDLARVHWEDQDAWLLRLKQGEIFLRLAKQTEEPNVALTYFLGTLECYSLDDRLFSLCAKSLHKLARMLSSVSYYKKCLKKAKLALSLTLPDVYGSVAKLILLTERNKGLLSVIKDAESKIASPKALVGSIMETKPQPKLLESKRSPDPHPREDLVKRLRTYWLGLDVKVKRDFMKVSIAKLKTFVLGQVLVESSREGGVALEQVLASARKDMIWTFWMCCSNHFSSAEDCKNHLEQEHAADFVPKDRVQRIGKEWTRKISVGGWEPVDAVAAVKMIKNELAYVKSFAAKCKNGWSEEWPLAEDEERGKLLKEIKLILVSLCDHKTFSCSVRDWLMRFPVKHLGKFEISKQSLVESRLLETPQSICFLECHELNQILDFLNNIKRERDDGTYLVSRAVDSVLGRTRVKEKIDFDPQFSYLLLDRRLLKSNNTPLNEDATINVFDPNVHYVKAHVQGDDIVSWLTDNNSLDKTFPRSIREQNIDMWVAVLRAVQFTCRNLRTKYAKKALVLDYEAALTVIQNICMSEDERRKNLQEDQWIRYECLLCERCEERVPEDSLTTKLFLCAVRDVLEGALHPTFDVPDLEDCLSLIREQKILSDDKVLKSIGLLKSMVTHKVLLIDAKILLIDNSRKSLLNILVRLCVYDNRTYILQLMKPFLLNKILNMEFKAKADAVALDLLLEEEKKKQSKKKNDKKIKVFQRTSTSKPCTHDKTVERKPSVNLEPESTSPSVEEDSMEQEDALASERGRLEISSNTQNQEDATQDDPDTNMLGEDSFSAHSGSTLEGAAAIYSSAFDMTLKALLNIKVLKVDLMNNMQPFQAHLQQQIPSSLQNVFTALVSEEIKNEGVYSWLLSDLLTSLEEVISMSSDAAKVVVAILEFWCCWKFPERESMVTRLFTLVGNERMSCRKCRRITNYPEKISYVLVMAADSIRQLKCALESINFVDILRVICMEYQKSCDIEQGGCGESNFVHHIISRCPPIFTIVLEWEKSETEKEISETTKALDWEMDISRLYVGLEPNTNYRLVSMVGCGEDEEHICVAYENNRWVNLKRESLAGEDVGDWNDVISIFGERKVRPEILFYEAVQSMA
- the LOC104742748 gene encoding uncharacterized protein LOC104742748 isoform X2; amino-acid sequence: MESSSSFTKGKPYQDAKDHIAKGEYIKAMEILEDLARVHWEDQDAWLLRLKQGEIFLRLAKQTEEPNVALTYFLGTLECYSLDDRLFSLCAKSLHKLARMLSSVSYYKKCLKKAKLALSLTLPDVYGSVAKLILLTERNKGLLSVIKDAESKIASPKALVGSIMETKPQPKLLESKRSPDPHPREDLVKRLRTYWLGLDVKVKRDFMKVSIAKLKTFVLGQVLVESSREGGVALEQVLASARKDMIWTFWMCCSNHFSSAEDCKNHLEQEHAADFVPKDRVQRIGKEWTRKISVGGWEPVDAVAAVKMIKNELAYVKSFAAKCKNGWSEEWPLAEDEERGKLLKEIKLILVSLCDHKTFSCSVRDWLMRFPVKHLGKFEISKQSLVESRLLETPQSICFLECHELNQILDFLNNIKRERDDGTYLVSRAVDSVLGRTRVKEKIDFDPQFSYLLLDRRLLKSNNTPLNEDATINVFDPNVHYVKAHVQGDDIVSWLTDNNSLDKTFPRSIREQNIDMWVAVLRAVQFTCRNLRTKYAKKALVLDYEAALTVIQNICMSEDERRKNLQEDQWIRYECLLCERCEERVPEDSLTTKLFLCAVRDVLEGALHPTFDVPDLEDCLSLIREQKILSDDKVLKSIGLLKSMVTHKVLLIDAKILLIDNSRKSLLNILVRLCVYDNRTYILQLMKPFLLNKILNMEFKAKADAVALDLLLEEEKKKQSKKKNDKKIKRTSTSKPCTHDKTVERKPSVNLEPESTSPSVEEDSMEQEDALASERGRLEISSNTQNQEDATQDDPDTNMLGEDSFSAHSGSTLEGAAAIYSSAFDMTLKALLNIKVLKVDLMNNMQPFQAHLQQQIPSSLQNVFTALVSEEIKNEGVYSWLLSDLLTSLEEVISMSSDAAKVVVAILEFWCCWKFPERESMKDYKLSRENFICACYGCRFNQTAQGGCGESNFVHHIISRCPPIFTIVLEWEKSETEKEISETTKALDWEMDISRLYVGLEPNTNYRLVSMVGCGEDEEHICVAYENNRWVNLKRESLAGEDVGDWNDVISIFGERKVRPEILFYEAVQSMA